In a genomic window of Vigna angularis cultivar LongXiaoDou No.4 chromosome 6, ASM1680809v1, whole genome shotgun sequence:
- the LOC108321922 gene encoding putative calcium-transporting ATPase 13, plasma membrane-type — MPPVGRVEPLITRVMWRNLISQALYQVMLQLVLEFRGTSIFDVTEKVKNTIIFNSFVLCQVFNEFNARELEKKNIFKGLGKNRLFIVIVSLTVVLQLVMVEFLKKFANTERLTWEQLGVCVSIGALSWPIVVLVKCIPIVRKN; from the coding sequence ATGCCACCTGTAGGTAGAGTTGAGCCACTGATAACTAGAGTTATGTGGAGGAACCTGATTTCACAGGCATTGTACCAGGTTATGTTACAACTGGTTTTAGAATTCAGGGGAACATCAATCTTTGATGTTACTGAGAAGGTGAAGAACACGATTATCTTCAATTCTTTTGTCCTCTGCCAAGTGTTCAATGAGTTCAATGCAAGGGAGCTGGAGAAGAAGAACATATTTAAGGGACTTGGTAAGAATAGGTTGTTCATTGTAATTGTTAGCCTAACTGTTGTTCTTCAGCTAGTGATGGTTGAGTTTCTGAAAAAGTTTGCCAATACTGAGAGATTGACTTGGGAGCAATTGGGTGTTTGTGTTAGCATTGGAGCTTTGTCTTGGCCAATTGTTGTGCTGGTGAAGTGTATCCCAATTGTTCGCAAGAACTAG
- the LOC108321923 gene encoding uncharacterized protein LOC108321923, producing the protein MNSIDKCDDGGVGLILTKLLGGGGFKPTTFILDGVGRGEDDGDARGGGEDGCGGIVRGEDGGGGTSEGKDSDGGGGKGGGKDGDGGGGKDCGGGGSRNGGKDDDGGGDEEEDEHDELFIIFLRFFIFGTSISPFGISSLCLHIKTL; encoded by the coding sequence ATGAATTCAATTGACAAATGTGATGATGGAGGTGTTGGACTTATCCTAACTAAACTTCTAGGTGGTGGAGGTTTCAAACCTACCACTTTTATCCTTGACGGTGTGGGTAGAGGTGAGGATGATGGTGATGCTAGAGGTGGAGGAGAAGATGGTTGTGGTGGTATAGTTAGAGGTGaagatggtggtggtggtacAAGTGAAGGTAAAGATagtgatggtggtggtggtaaAGGTGGAGGTAAAGATGGTGATGGTGGTGGAGGTAAAGAttgtggtggtggtggtagTAGAAATGGAGGTAAAGATGATGATGGTGGTGgagatgaagaggaagatgaacaTGATGAACTTTTCATAATTTTCCTCcgtttttttatatttggcACCTCGATTTCTCCTTTTGGCATTTCTTCTCTTTGTCTACATATTAAAAcactttaa